Proteins co-encoded in one Kutzneria chonburiensis genomic window:
- a CDS encoding DNA polymerase IV, which yields MGRSGNLPRGLVERFRVSDTVWPDDAGCPILHVDMDAFYASVEIRERPELRDKPVIVGGTGNRGVVSSANYIARGFGVRSAMPTTRARRLCPHAVFISPTFELYTEASRTVMNLFRELTPLVEPLSLDEAFLDVSGALKRLRTTPSRIGAQLRIDVLDRTGVNCSVGVASTKFVAKLASGLAKPDGMVVVPKEQMLEFLHPLPVSALWGVGARSAEALERIDMHTVGDVAKAPVARLRRVVGVAAADHLYALANGFDSRAVVPDSAEKSIGAEETFEVDHHDRELLKRELLHLSERTASSLRSRGLRARTVSIKVRFEDFTTITRSKTLQVATDVTQEVYQAAVKLLLENVPYGAVRLIGVRVEQLAQASEIGEQLFMDAPERGWREADQAADSARSRFGGAAVRPASLLGRTTRKERE from the coding sequence ATGGGGCGCAGCGGCAATCTGCCCCGCGGCCTGGTGGAGCGGTTCCGGGTGTCCGACACGGTGTGGCCGGACGATGCCGGCTGTCCGATCCTGCACGTCGACATGGATGCTTTCTATGCGTCGGTGGAGATCCGCGAACGTCCGGAGCTACGCGACAAACCGGTCATCGTGGGCGGTACGGGCAATCGGGGCGTGGTGTCCTCGGCCAACTACATCGCCCGCGGCTTCGGCGTCCGCTCGGCCATGCCGACCACGCGGGCCCGCCGGCTGTGCCCGCACGCGGTGTTCATCTCGCCCACGTTCGAGCTGTACACGGAAGCGTCCCGCACGGTCATGAACCTGTTCCGGGAGCTGACGCCGCTGGTCGAGCCGCTCAGCCTGGACGAGGCCTTCCTTGACGTCTCCGGCGCGCTCAAACGACTGCGCACGACGCCGTCCAGGATCGGCGCGCAGCTGCGGATCGACGTGCTGGACCGGACCGGGGTCAACTGCTCGGTCGGCGTGGCCTCGACCAAGTTCGTGGCCAAGCTGGCCTCGGGTCTGGCCAAGCCGGACGGCATGGTGGTGGTGCCCAAGGAACAGATGCTCGAGTTCCTACACCCGCTGCCGGTGTCGGCGCTGTGGGGTGTGGGCGCGCGCAGCGCGGAAGCGTTGGAGCGCATCGACATGCACACGGTCGGCGATGTCGCCAAGGCACCGGTCGCGCGACTGCGCCGGGTGGTCGGCGTGGCCGCGGCCGATCACCTCTACGCGCTGGCCAACGGATTCGACTCGCGGGCGGTGGTGCCGGACTCGGCCGAGAAGTCGATCGGCGCCGAGGAGACGTTCGAGGTCGACCACCACGACCGGGAGCTGCTCAAGCGGGAGCTGCTGCACCTGTCCGAGCGGACGGCGTCCTCGCTGCGGTCCCGTGGCCTGCGGGCCCGGACGGTGTCGATCAAGGTGCGGTTCGAGGACTTCACCACGATCACCCGCTCGAAAACCCTCCAGGTGGCCACCGATGTCACCCAGGAGGTCTATCAAGCCGCCGTGAAACTGCTACTCGAGAACGTTCCGTATGGTGCCGTTCGGCTGATCGGTGTACGGGTCGAGCAATTGGCCCAGGCGTCCGAGATCGGCGAACAACTGTTCATGGACGCCCCCGAGCGGGGCTGGCGGGAAGCGGACCAGGCCGCCGACTCGGCACGTTCCCGATTCGGCGGCGCGGCCGTGCGCCCAGCCTCGTTGCTGGGGCGAACAACTCGTAAAGAACGGGAGTGA
- a CDS encoding S53 family peptidase, which translates to MSPCGRSRILTILALAAAALVPLSLTAPAAQAAPLLSGGLVDLGCATSHAHFHCLGKAIKSPNGPGPMTVTAPVGLAPADIQSAYGLAGKTSGGRTVAIVDAMDAPTAEADLAVFRSKRGLSPCTTANGCFKKVNQNGAASPLPAGDFGWAEEISLDLDAVSATCPDCHILLVEANSADTDPLMTAVDTAANTPGVVAISNSYGGAEDGTITAADVHLNHPGIAVTASSGDSGYGVSWPASSPYVTAVGGTTLTKAAGTPRGWTEKTWSGAGSGCSTIEPKPAWQHDTACTKRTVADVSADADPASGLGIYDTYNSCGTSSFCDFLIALGLAQGADGWVQVGGTSLSSPIIASVYALAGNSVTSGSYPYAHTSGLNDITTGNNGTTCGGSYLCTAGPGYDGPTGLGTPNGVSAF; encoded by the coding sequence ATGTCACCCTGCGGCAGATCCCGAATCCTGACCATCCTCGCGCTGGCCGCCGCCGCGCTCGTCCCCCTGTCCCTCACCGCGCCCGCGGCCCAGGCCGCGCCCCTGCTCTCCGGTGGCCTCGTCGATCTCGGCTGTGCCACGAGCCACGCTCACTTCCACTGCCTCGGCAAGGCGATCAAGTCGCCGAACGGCCCCGGCCCGATGACCGTGACCGCACCCGTCGGCCTCGCGCCGGCCGACATCCAGTCCGCCTACGGTCTGGCCGGCAAGACGTCCGGCGGCCGCACCGTGGCCATTGTGGACGCCATGGACGCGCCGACCGCCGAGGCCGACCTCGCCGTCTTCCGCAGCAAGCGCGGGCTGTCCCCGTGCACCACCGCCAACGGGTGCTTCAAGAAGGTCAACCAGAACGGGGCCGCCAGCCCCCTGCCGGCCGGCGACTTCGGCTGGGCCGAGGAGATCAGCCTCGACCTCGACGCCGTCTCGGCGACCTGCCCCGACTGCCACATCCTGTTGGTGGAGGCCAATTCCGCCGACACCGACCCGTTGATGACCGCTGTGGACACCGCCGCCAACACCCCCGGTGTGGTGGCCATCTCCAACAGCTACGGCGGGGCCGAGGACGGCACCATCACCGCCGCTGACGTGCACCTCAACCACCCCGGCATCGCCGTCACCGCCTCCTCCGGCGACTCCGGCTACGGCGTCAGCTGGCCCGCGTCTTCGCCGTACGTCACCGCCGTCGGCGGCACCACGTTGACCAAGGCCGCCGGCACCCCTCGCGGCTGGACCGAGAAGACGTGGTCCGGCGCCGGCAGCGGCTGCTCCACCATCGAGCCCAAGCCCGCCTGGCAGCACGACACCGCCTGCACCAAGCGCACCGTCGCCGACGTCTCCGCCGACGCCGATCCCGCTTCCGGCCTGGGCATCTACGACACCTACAACTCGTGCGGCACCAGCTCGTTCTGCGACTTCCTCATCGCACTCGGGCTGGCCCAGGGCGCTGACGGCTGGGTGCAGGTCGGCGGCACCAGCCTCTCGTCGCCGATCATCGCCAGCGTCTACGCGCTGGCCGGCAACTCCGTCACCTCGGGCTCCTACCCGTACGCCCACACGTCCGGCCTGAACGACATCACCACCGGCAACAACGGCACCACCTGCGGCGGTAGCTACCTCTGCACCGCCGGCCCCGGCTACGACGGCCCGACCGGCCTCGGCACTCCCAACGGGGTCAGCGCATTCTGA
- a CDS encoding class I SAM-dependent methyltransferase, which yields MRPDAVRLALDTELAAVRRRHAEAPRVLDVGGGSGVWAVPLAAAGCLVTVVDPSPNALATLQRRAVEAGVADHVTAVQGDSDALSELVPAGGADLVLGHGVLEFVDDLPAALSQLAGAAAPGGAVSVLVANRYAALINRVLAGRLVDARQLLDDPEGQLPDDTLKRRFDVDSLRSALSAAGLDVELLQGYGVVADLVPGAVLEGNPGAAEALAQLEVAAATQAPLRDVASRLHALARRP from the coding sequence ATGCGACCCGATGCCGTCCGCCTGGCGCTCGACACCGAGCTGGCCGCGGTCCGCCGCCGGCACGCCGAGGCGCCCCGTGTGCTGGACGTCGGCGGCGGTTCCGGCGTGTGGGCCGTGCCGCTGGCCGCCGCGGGGTGCCTGGTCACGGTCGTCGATCCCAGCCCGAACGCCCTGGCCACGCTCCAGCGGCGGGCCGTCGAGGCCGGCGTCGCCGACCACGTGACCGCCGTCCAGGGCGACAGTGACGCCCTGTCCGAGCTCGTCCCCGCCGGCGGCGCCGACCTGGTCCTCGGTCACGGCGTGTTGGAGTTCGTCGACGACCTCCCGGCGGCGCTGTCCCAGTTGGCCGGTGCCGCCGCCCCCGGCGGTGCCGTGTCCGTGCTGGTCGCCAACCGCTACGCCGCCCTGATCAACCGCGTGCTGGCCGGCCGTCTCGTCGACGCCCGTCAGCTGCTCGACGACCCCGAGGGCCAGCTGCCCGACGACACCCTCAAGCGCCGGTTCGATGTGGACAGCCTGCGGTCGGCGTTGAGCGCGGCCGGCCTGGACGTCGAGCTCCTCCAGGGCTACGGCGTCGTCGCCGATCTCGTCCCCGGCGCCGTGCTGGAGGGCAACCCCGGCGCCGCGGAAGCGCTTGCGCAACTCGAGGTCGCCGCCGCCACCCAGGCCCCGCTCCGCGACGTCGCCTCCCGCCTGCACGCCCTCGCCCGCCGACCCTGA
- a CDS encoding ParA family protein, with product MHTVAVLSLKGGVGKTTVALGLASAALRRGVRTLVVDLDPQCNSTATLEPADTEATLFHVLQKPTPENVRAAIAPSGWGEGVDVLVGAEEVEGLNHPDPGTNKLSRLETALAAVHDMLEEDEQPYQLVLLDCPPSLGQLTRSALVAADRALLVTEPTMFAVSGVQRAFEAVQAEREAHNPDLQPLGVVVNRVRPRSHEHQFRIDELRDIFGPLVMPVALPDRLAVQQAQGACMPIHMWNTPGAREVALAFNLLLARVLRSRSRRTRSVFAPPEEEVYEEAPEETPEDVAEKTTEEHTPPEAGPIGRPQFMEPHLP from the coding sequence GTGCATACGGTTGCGGTGTTGAGCCTCAAGGGCGGTGTCGGCAAGACGACGGTTGCCTTGGGCCTGGCCTCGGCGGCGTTGCGCCGGGGTGTGCGCACCCTGGTGGTGGACCTGGACCCGCAGTGCAACTCGACGGCGACACTGGAACCGGCCGACACCGAGGCCACGCTGTTCCACGTGCTGCAGAAGCCGACGCCGGAGAACGTGCGGGCGGCGATCGCCCCCAGCGGCTGGGGTGAGGGCGTCGATGTGCTGGTCGGCGCCGAGGAGGTGGAGGGGCTCAACCACCCCGACCCCGGCACGAACAAGCTCAGCCGGCTGGAGACCGCCCTGGCGGCCGTGCACGACATGCTGGAGGAGGACGAGCAGCCGTACCAGCTGGTCCTGCTGGACTGCCCGCCCTCGCTCGGCCAACTGACCCGGTCGGCGCTGGTCGCGGCGGACCGGGCGCTGCTGGTCACCGAGCCGACCATGTTCGCCGTGTCCGGCGTGCAGCGGGCGTTCGAGGCGGTCCAGGCCGAACGTGAGGCCCACAACCCCGACCTTCAGCCGCTCGGCGTGGTGGTCAACCGGGTGCGGCCGCGGTCGCACGAGCACCAGTTCCGCATCGACGAGCTGCGGGACATCTTCGGGCCGCTGGTGATGCCGGTGGCGCTGCCGGACCGGCTGGCGGTGCAGCAGGCGCAGGGCGCGTGCATGCCGATCCACATGTGGAACACGCCGGGGGCGCGCGAGGTGGCGCTGGCGTTCAACCTGCTGCTGGCCCGGGTGCTGCGGTCCAGGAGCAGGCGAACCCGCTCGGTGTTCGCTCCGCCCGAGGAGGAGGTCTACGAGGAGGCGCCGGAGGAGACTCCGGAGGACGTCGCCGAGAAGACGACCGAGGAGCACACGCCGCCGGAGGCCGGTCCCATCGGCCGGCCGCAGTTCATGGAACCGCACCTGCCCTGA
- a CDS encoding DNA-formamidopyrimidine glycosylase family protein, whose protein sequence is MPEGDTVFLTAHRLHDALAGNTLTRGEIRHPSLSTVDLAGREVAGVGSVGKHIFTRLADGLSLHSHLRMDGSWHLYRPGESWRRPSHQIRAILSTSDRSAVGFLLHDLELLPTAEESRLVGHLGPDLLHPSWDADMAAEAARRLAADPARQLGLALLDQRVMAGVGNLYKAEVCFLLRVSPWSPVSAIDPAHAVELSHKLLLRNAWRPEQSTTGELTRGRQHYVYERGGKRCLRCGHGVVRAMQGSGLQQRPTWYCPHCQPGPTA, encoded by the coding sequence ATGCCCGAGGGCGACACGGTATTCCTCACCGCGCACCGGCTGCACGACGCGTTGGCCGGCAATACCTTGACGCGCGGGGAGATCCGGCACCCCTCACTGTCTACTGTGGACCTCGCCGGCCGCGAGGTGGCCGGCGTCGGCTCCGTGGGCAAGCACATCTTCACCCGCCTGGCCGACGGCCTCAGTCTGCACAGCCACCTCCGGATGGACGGCAGCTGGCACCTCTACCGTCCCGGCGAGTCCTGGCGTCGGCCGTCGCACCAGATCAGGGCCATTCTGTCCACTTCGGACAGATCTGCTGTCGGTTTTCTCTTGCACGACCTGGAGTTGCTACCCACCGCCGAGGAGTCGCGCCTGGTCGGCCATCTCGGACCCGACCTGCTGCACCCCTCCTGGGACGCCGACATGGCCGCCGAAGCCGCTCGCCGGCTGGCCGCCGATCCCGCCCGTCAACTCGGGCTGGCGCTGCTGGACCAGCGCGTGATGGCCGGCGTCGGCAACCTGTACAAGGCCGAGGTCTGTTTCCTGCTCCGCGTCTCGCCGTGGTCCCCCGTGTCGGCCATCGACCCTGCTCACGCGGTCGAGCTCAGTCACAAGTTGTTGCTACGCAACGCCTGGCGGCCCGAGCAGTCCACCACCGGCGAGCTGACGCGGGGCCGTCAGCATTATGTCTACGAACGTGGCGGCAAACGCTGCCTGCGGTGCGGCCATGGCGTCGTCCGGGCGATGCAGGGCAGCGGCCTTCAGCAACGCCCCACCTGGTACTGCCCGCACTGCCAGCCCGGGCCGACCGCGTGA
- a CDS encoding peroxidase family protein: MTTKHGFEIRGLDVPRGAAPPTGRFGRMFPTLPARPPTGLPPAERLGLPGGLMDGGDTTTQQDSPTMDAGFTFLGQFIDHNITFDATGNLGRQVDPEATTNFRPPMLDLDHLYGSGPFASPLLYDTTSHNTKLVLSPDGVDLARTADGTALIGDPRNDENLLLNQVHLAFIKFHNRVVDGLRDGEITDVFGNRFPPPPTGDPNPPPNASIADLLSVRTYWDDLFAAAQQIVRWHYQWIIVHEYLPLVCGQDSVDAIDRDGLQFFDPGGHPFIPVEFAVAAFRFMHPTIRSDYTINDKHTLPLFPLDFTEPTPPDPHDRADLRGGPVAPEFALDFRHFFAIDGSRPQRAKRIEAKLNVRLLDLPPITDVPVEIGRQLRSLVVRNLLRSEVQQLPSGQDISRKIGQVPLTEAELGITGPAYLWFYILKEAELRHRGGRLGSVGAIIVSEVLVGLLDADPISYRATYPIWTPTLADSEGRFGMAELLRFAGVVAD; encoded by the coding sequence GTGACGACCAAGCACGGCTTCGAGATCCGCGGCCTTGACGTGCCACGCGGCGCCGCCCCGCCCACCGGGCGGTTCGGCCGGATGTTCCCGACCCTGCCGGCGCGACCGCCGACGGGGCTGCCGCCGGCCGAGCGGCTGGGGCTGCCCGGCGGCCTGATGGACGGCGGCGACACCACCACCCAACAGGACAGCCCGACCATGGACGCGGGCTTCACCTTCCTCGGCCAGTTCATCGACCACAACATCACCTTCGACGCCACCGGCAACCTGGGCCGGCAGGTCGATCCGGAGGCCACGACCAACTTCCGGCCGCCGATGCTCGACCTCGACCACCTGTACGGGTCGGGCCCGTTCGCCAGCCCGCTGCTGTACGACACCACCTCGCACAACACCAAGCTGGTGCTGTCACCGGACGGCGTCGACCTGGCCCGCACGGCCGACGGCACCGCGTTGATCGGCGACCCGCGCAACGACGAGAACCTGCTGCTCAACCAGGTACACCTGGCGTTCATCAAGTTCCACAACCGGGTGGTCGACGGGCTGCGCGACGGCGAGATCACCGACGTGTTCGGCAACCGGTTCCCGCCGCCGCCCACCGGCGACCCGAACCCGCCGCCCAACGCGTCCATCGCCGATCTGCTCAGCGTGCGCACGTACTGGGACGACCTGTTCGCGGCGGCCCAGCAGATCGTGCGCTGGCACTACCAGTGGATCATCGTGCACGAGTACCTGCCGCTGGTCTGCGGCCAGGACAGCGTGGACGCCATCGACCGGGACGGGCTGCAGTTCTTCGACCCGGGCGGCCATCCGTTCATCCCGGTGGAGTTCGCGGTCGCCGCGTTCCGCTTCATGCACCCGACGATCCGGTCCGACTACACGATCAACGACAAGCACACGCTGCCGCTGTTCCCGCTGGACTTCACCGAGCCGACGCCGCCGGACCCGCACGACCGCGCCGACCTGCGCGGCGGGCCCGTCGCACCGGAGTTCGCGCTGGACTTCCGGCACTTCTTCGCCATCGACGGCTCGCGGCCGCAGCGGGCCAAGCGCATCGAGGCGAAGCTGAACGTGCGGCTGCTCGACCTGCCGCCGATCACCGACGTGCCGGTGGAGATCGGCCGCCAGCTGCGGTCCCTGGTGGTGCGCAACCTGCTGCGCAGCGAGGTGCAGCAGCTGCCGTCCGGCCAGGACATCTCCCGCAAGATCGGGCAGGTGCCGCTGACCGAGGCCGAGCTGGGCATCACCGGACCGGCCTACCTGTGGTTCTACATCCTCAAGGAGGCCGAGCTGCGCCACCGCGGCGGCCGGCTGGGCTCGGTCGGCGCGATCATCGTCAGCGAGGTGCTGGTCGGACTGCTCGACGCCGACCCGATCTCGTACCGCGCCACGTACCCGATCTGGACGCCGACGCTGGCCGACAGCGAGGGCCGGTTCGGCATGGCCGAGCTGCTCCGCTTCGCCGGCGTGGTCGCGGACTGA
- a CDS encoding lactonase family protein has translation MDVLFVQTNNLAGNQVLVCAIDDNGALELVSTLDTDGDGGAHDGLTFDPLDSQGSLVYDRRHRLLFAVNAGSNTVSVLGGTGPHPHLRQVVPSGGVLPVSLAQHNDLLYVLNAHAGGSITGYRIAGGRLHAVEDSTRSLELTPASGPGQNVVSPAQLVFSPDGSELVVATKAGGGGLLDVFAIGADGRPSAEFTANSAGTPAPFGFGFDGYGRLAVTDAALGVLTTYTLHHGKTRRVASQPDGKAAMCWIVRANGNFYVTDAGSNTISCYRIDEDGTPTVLNQTSTGAFPIDMAVTSDERFLYVQLAAEGKVFGYHVEDDATLTQVASLDVPASAQGIAVS, from the coding sequence ATGGACGTGTTGTTCGTGCAGACCAACAACCTGGCCGGCAACCAGGTGCTGGTGTGCGCCATCGACGACAACGGGGCGCTGGAGCTCGTCAGCACGCTGGACACCGACGGCGACGGCGGCGCCCACGACGGGCTGACCTTCGATCCGTTGGACTCCCAGGGATCGCTGGTCTACGACCGGCGGCACCGGCTGCTGTTCGCGGTGAACGCCGGCAGCAACACGGTGTCCGTGCTCGGCGGCACCGGTCCGCATCCGCACCTGCGGCAGGTCGTGCCGTCGGGCGGCGTGCTGCCGGTCAGCCTGGCCCAGCACAACGATCTGCTGTACGTGCTCAACGCCCACGCCGGCGGTTCGATCACCGGCTACCGGATCGCCGGCGGCCGGCTGCACGCCGTCGAGGACTCCACCCGATCGCTGGAGCTGACCCCGGCCAGCGGTCCCGGGCAGAACGTGGTCAGCCCGGCGCAGCTGGTGTTCTCGCCGGACGGCAGCGAGCTGGTCGTCGCGACCAAGGCCGGCGGCGGTGGCCTGCTGGACGTCTTCGCGATCGGCGCGGACGGGCGGCCGTCGGCGGAGTTCACCGCCAACTCCGCCGGCACGCCCGCGCCGTTCGGCTTCGGTTTCGACGGCTACGGCCGGCTGGCCGTGACCGACGCCGCCTTGGGCGTGCTGACCACGTACACGCTGCACCACGGCAAGACGCGGCGGGTGGCCAGCCAGCCGGACGGCAAGGCCGCGATGTGCTGGATTGTCCGGGCCAACGGGAACTTCTACGTCACCGATGCCGGCAGCAACACCATCAGCTGCTACCGCATCGACGAGGACGGCACGCCGACGGTGCTCAACCAGACCTCGACCGGGGCGTTCCCGATCGACATGGCGGTCACCTCGGACGAGCGGTTCCTGTACGTGCAACTGGCGGCGGAGGGCAAGGTCTTCGGCTATCACGTCGAGGACGACGCCACCCTGACCCAGGTCGCGTCGCTCGACGTGCCGGCGAGCGCGCAGGGCATCGCCGTGAGCTGA
- a CDS encoding quinone-dependent dihydroorotate dehydrogenase: protein MVYKQLVRRTLFRFGGGDPEVAHERTMGVLRRVAVMPPVLSALRARYGVVAPRTVFGVQFPNPVGLAAGMDKDGLALPAWPALGFGFVEVGTVTRHAQPGNDRPRLFRLPDSEAVINRMGFNNRGAQALADRLDRLGPLPVPLGISLGKSKVTPVEKAVEDYRHSMRVLGRHGDYFAVNISSPNTPGLRTLQDRAALNELLAGVQEENADNRPLLVKIAPDLTDSAIGELLEVCGEHDISGVIATNTTLGRDGLKPTDQARAQETGGLSGRPLAGRALEVVRLVHKETGGRMPIIGVGGIFDADSAQRMIDAGADLVQVYTGFIYEGPGLIRRINRSLR from the coding sequence GTGGTGTACAAGCAGCTGGTCCGCAGGACGTTGTTCCGGTTCGGCGGGGGCGACCCCGAGGTGGCCCACGAGCGCACGATGGGCGTGCTGCGCCGGGTGGCTGTGATGCCGCCGGTGCTGTCGGCGCTGCGCGCGCGGTACGGGGTGGTCGCGCCGCGCACGGTGTTCGGGGTGCAGTTCCCCAACCCGGTCGGGCTGGCCGCGGGTATGGACAAGGACGGCCTGGCGCTGCCGGCCTGGCCGGCGCTGGGCTTCGGCTTCGTCGAGGTCGGCACGGTCACCCGGCACGCGCAGCCGGGCAACGACCGGCCGCGGCTGTTCCGGCTGCCGGACAGCGAGGCCGTCATCAACCGGATGGGCTTCAACAACCGGGGCGCGCAAGCGCTTGCCGACCGGCTCGACCGACTGGGGCCGCTGCCGGTGCCGCTGGGCATCAGCCTGGGCAAGTCCAAGGTCACGCCGGTCGAGAAGGCCGTCGAGGACTACCGGCACTCGATGCGGGTCCTCGGCCGGCACGGCGACTACTTCGCCGTGAACATCAGCTCCCCCAACACTCCCGGGCTGCGCACGCTCCAGGACCGGGCGGCGTTGAACGAGCTGCTGGCCGGCGTGCAGGAGGAGAACGCCGACAACCGGCCGCTGCTGGTGAAGATCGCCCCCGACCTGACCGACAGCGCCATCGGCGAGCTGCTGGAGGTGTGCGGTGAGCACGACATCAGCGGCGTCATCGCCACCAACACCACACTCGGCCGGGACGGCCTCAAGCCCACCGACCAGGCCCGGGCCCAGGAGACCGGCGGCCTGTCCGGCCGCCCCCTCGCCGGCCGCGCGCTGGAGGTGGTTCGCCTGGTGCACAAGGAGACCGGCGGCCGCATGCCGATCATCGGCGTCGGCGGCATCTTCGACGCCGACTCGGCCCAGCGCATGATCGACGCCGGCGCCGACCTGGTGCAGGTCTACACCGGCTTCATCTACGAGGGCCCCGGCCTGATCCGCCGGATCAACCGCTCGCTGCGCTGA
- a CDS encoding S53 family peptidase → MRRTPAMLLALAMVGAGVSSLAPSAAAAGQSVIPDSHPLWASPNAKVGNADTASKLTFRVYLKQADQAGLEAAATAVSDPNSSSYRKFLSTDEVKAKFAPTAGAVTAVRNWLTSAGFAAGEVPANNAYVEATGTVDQVQKAFGVNLGEYRVQGKTLRSQDRNLSVPAAVSSYVSGVINIDQAISLLKPSHVGGAGDATPNAVQPKAKTSQPAVAPPPAAFVNARPCSDYYGQKTDTTDPAYNGKQLPYVVCGYQPGQLRAASQLDVANRFGLDGRGVTVAIVDAFASPTLYADAAEYAQRNDPAHPLKKSQYSQIVFPPTPGSEDPDQCDASGWYGEQSLDVEAVHAMAPGAKILYVGGADCSDEGLDKALNTIVSKNLAQIVSNSYGNRGEDVPADEVQAFQTIAIQAAAEGIGVYFSSGDDGDESHNLPAPSADFSASSPWVTAVGGTSLGIGKDGRKTFETGWATGKSSLTDGAWTPAAPGAWLYGAGGGTSVLFPEPNYQKGVVPDALAKQNQTGNNRGRVVPDISMDADPTTGMLIGLTQTWPDGTVKYGEYRIGGTSLASPLMAGLMAVADQFGGRHGFINPWLYKALSHTPAVTDVKPVDGGSVRVDFVNGVDDTDGFKRSVRTYNNQDETIHTTRGYDNITGLGTPNGLLFLGLI, encoded by the coding sequence GTGCGAAGAACTCCAGCGATGCTGCTCGCGCTGGCGATGGTCGGGGCCGGAGTCTCCAGCCTCGCGCCGTCCGCCGCCGCGGCGGGGCAGTCCGTTATTCCGGACTCGCACCCGCTGTGGGCCAGCCCGAACGCGAAGGTCGGCAACGCCGACACGGCGTCCAAGCTGACTTTCCGGGTGTACCTCAAGCAGGCCGACCAGGCCGGGCTCGAGGCCGCGGCCACCGCCGTGTCCGACCCGAACAGCTCGTCCTACCGCAAGTTCCTCAGCACCGACGAGGTCAAGGCCAAGTTCGCGCCGACCGCCGGCGCGGTCACCGCGGTGCGCAACTGGCTGACCTCGGCCGGCTTCGCCGCCGGTGAGGTGCCGGCCAACAACGCCTACGTCGAGGCCACCGGCACCGTCGACCAGGTGCAGAAGGCCTTCGGCGTGAACCTGGGCGAGTACCGGGTGCAGGGCAAGACGCTGCGTTCGCAGGACCGCAACCTGTCGGTCCCGGCCGCCGTCTCCTCGTACGTCTCCGGTGTGATCAACATCGACCAGGCCATCTCGCTGCTCAAGCCGTCCCACGTCGGCGGTGCCGGCGACGCGACGCCGAACGCCGTGCAGCCCAAGGCCAAGACCAGCCAGCCCGCGGTGGCCCCGCCGCCGGCGGCGTTCGTCAACGCCCGGCCGTGCTCGGACTACTACGGGCAGAAGACCGACACGACGGACCCGGCCTACAACGGCAAGCAGCTGCCGTACGTGGTCTGCGGCTACCAGCCGGGCCAGCTGCGCGCGGCCTCCCAGCTGGACGTGGCCAACCGCTTCGGTCTCGACGGCCGCGGCGTCACCGTCGCCATCGTCGACGCGTTCGCCTCGCCCACCCTGTACGCGGACGCCGCCGAGTACGCCCAGCGCAACGACCCGGCGCACCCGCTGAAGAAGTCGCAGTACAGCCAGATCGTCTTCCCGCCCACCCCGGGCAGCGAGGACCCCGACCAGTGCGACGCCTCCGGCTGGTACGGCGAGCAGAGCCTGGACGTCGAGGCCGTGCACGCCATGGCCCCGGGCGCGAAGATCCTCTACGTCGGCGGCGCCGACTGCTCGGACGAGGGCCTGGACAAGGCGCTCAACACGATCGTGTCCAAGAACCTGGCCCAGATCGTGTCCAACTCGTACGGCAACCGCGGCGAGGACGTGCCGGCCGACGAGGTGCAGGCGTTCCAGACCATCGCCATCCAGGCGGCGGCCGAGGGCATCGGCGTGTACTTCTCCTCCGGTGACGACGGCGACGAGAGCCACAACCTGCCGGCCCCGTCGGCCGACTTCTCCGCCTCCAGCCCGTGGGTGACCGCGGTTGGCGGCACGTCGCTCGGCATCGGCAAGGACGGCCGCAAGACGTTCGAGACCGGCTGGGCCACCGGCAAGTCCTCGCTCACCGACGGCGCGTGGACCCCGGCCGCCCCGGGCGCGTGGCTGTACGGCGCCGGCGGCGGCACCTCGGTGCTGTTCCCGGAGCCGAACTACCAGAAGGGCGTCGTGCCGGACGCGCTGGCCAAGCAGAACCAGACCGGCAACAACCGCGGCCGCGTCGTCCCGGACATCTCGATGGACGCCGACCCGACCACCGGCATGCTGATCGGCCTGACCCAGACCTGGCCGGACGGCACCGTGAAGTACGGCGAGTACCGCATCGGCGGCACCAGCCTCGCCTCGCCGCTGATGGCCGGCCTGATGGCCGTGGCCGACCAGTTCGGCGGCCGGCACGGGTTCATCAACCCGTGGCTGTACAAGGCCCTGTCGCACACCCCGGCGGTCACCGACGTCAAGCCGGTCGACGGCGGCTCGGTGCGCGTCGACTTCGTCAACGGCGTCGACGACACCGACGGCTTCAAGCGCAGCGTCCGGACGTACAACAACCAGGACGAGACCATCCACACCACCCGCGGCTACGACAACATCACCGGCCTCGGGACGCCCAACGGCCTGCTTTTCCTCGGCCTGATCTGA